GTGGTCTGTGAGTGTGGGGACCCCTGGGAGCAGGCTGCCCGAGCCCTGAGGAGCAGCGGCTCCGctgacccttccccttcctcctgcagACCCCCTGCAGCTGTtcagcccctcctgctcctgggagGGCGAGGGGCTGCGCTGTAACTGCTCCTCCCGAGCCCAGTGGGCACCCACCCTGCGCTGGCGGCTGGGGGAGGAGCTGCTGGAGGGGAACCACAGCAACACCTACTGGACTGTCGCCTCCAACTCTGCGGGGCCCTGGGCCAAcagctccctgagcctcagtgggCTGCTGAGCTCCAGCCTCAGACTCAGCTGCGAGGCCCAGAATGCACAGGGGAAACAGAGCGCCGCTGTCCTGCTGCTCCCAGGTCTGGGGTCTGCTGGGGAGTGATGCCTGGAGGAAGAAGAACTTGGCACTTGTATTAATTTTCTAGGGATGTTGTAACAAAGTACCTTAAACTGGACAGCTTAAACAATGGACATTTGCTGTCTTccagttttggaggctagaagccTAGGATCAAAGTGTCTGCAGATCAGTTTTTTCTGAGGCTATGAGAACCTGTTCCAGTCTCTCCCCTAGCTTCTGGTGTTTTCTGACAATCtagtgttccttggcttgtggaagCATCACCCCAACCTCTACCTCCATGCTTACATGTCatccccctgtgtgtgtgtgtgtgtgtgtgtgtgtgtgtgtgtgtgtaaacagcCCCATTTCATGAGGACACCAGCCATATTGGGTTATGGTCTACCCTAGCAGTCCCATTTTAATACTCGGTTACCTTTgtaaagaccctgtttccaaataagatccCATGTTGAGATTCTGGGTGGAAGGGTATACCAGAAGGctaggacttcagcatatgacTTTGgtggaggacacaattcaacccataacagccCCGGAGAGAtggggctggtgggggagagCTACCAAGACCCCAAATGGAGCAGCTGGAGGTTTAAGATCCTCAGTCCTGaggcctggggaaggggctgctTCAGGGTCCCCTGGGCAGTGGAATGTCACATGACTGAGTCCTAGATGGAGAGTGGCTATACTaacagagggtggggagagaaggaagttgCCAGTTGGAACATGCCATGTATTGGAGCTGGAGCTTACACACAACTCAAATTTTCAGCAGATAAACCGGAACCCAGGACCAGTGGGGTCGTAGGAGCAGTTGCGGGAGCTGGCACCATggccctgctttccctctgcctttgcctcatcTTCAGGTGAGAGTGGGtccagggatagagggagaagcctggagagggaagggaaTAAGTTCATGGAATCTCAGAGAGCCTGAGCTAGAGGAACCTGGACTGGTTGGAAATCCAGCTGTCAGGGAAGGAGGCTGAGTGGTAGTATGAATCAACCCATACCCAACTGGGCCAAGCCTGGGGTCTCTTCCAGCCCCTGGTCCAGTTCTTGGGTTAGGGCAAGGACCTGGGGACCGGACCCACCTCCACCTACCTCATTCTATGCCCTTCATGGGGGTGTAGGGGATGGTCTGCCTACTGCATGCCCCAAATAACCAAGCTGAAAGACCCAGGGCTGTTCCCTTAGAGTGAAGACCGGCAGGAAGAAAGCAGTCCAGCCAGTGCAAAGCACGGATATGAGTCCAGCTGGCAACTCAGGCTCTGGGGTGAGTAACAGGCTGTGAGCTCCTATCCAGCAAATGGCTTTTGGAAGGAGCCCTCAGTAAGGGCGCCTGAGCATTTCCTGATTTACATCTAATACTCCCTGGAGTTCCACCTgtggttattttaaattcctaattCAACTGCTCTAATACTTCTGCTTCTGATGGACTAAGTATATAGCCCAGTTGCTTGTAGGGATATTTATGGCTCCTATGTCAGAGTATCACATTCCCCTGGAATATTCGCTTTTTCTTGTGGGGTTGATGACCCAGAAGTACAATGACCCAAACTTAGTCTGTGCCAGACCCACTGGGTGCTAGGGAAGCAGTGGACTTGGGCCCTAGGGTAGAGAGACTGGGGAAACCCAAACTCACAACTCATCACTcccacttttcatttttcaaatctaCCCCCGTGTGTGTGTTTGATATCAACTTCATTGAGGTATACATTACACATAATAATGCACCTATCTTAAGTATGCtgtgaaatgaattttaacaaaGGGGTTCGCCCGTGCCCACGTCCCCAGTCAAGATGTGGAACATTTCCATCAGGTCCCCAAATACCTTTGTTCCCTTGCCCAGTCAGCTTGACCTTTCTGGCAATCACTGATTTCTATCACTATGGATTAGTTTTGCCCCATCtggaacttcatataaatgaaatcatggaaTATTTACTCCCTTTGTCTGGATGTAAAAATCCTAAACATGTATGCctcctataataataataataaattatattagattacatattataattaataatattaattaatattatactatattatatataatattctataatattatatatattgtataatatataattatatataaatataataaataatataaatacaataatacaaataatatgataataatatattatattaatcaAAATGAACATATGAAAACTGACAGAACAGCAAGGAGAACAGATTGGCAATTATAGCTGATGATTTCAAAACTCTTCTTTCAGTAACTGGCAGAACAAGTAcacacaaaatcatttttaaagtttaattacCATAATTCCCTGTCTTGTTTCTCCTTGGTTGACCTTGGGGAATGGGACCCTTAGTGTGTGTTAAATCCCCATCTTGTTGGGAATCAGGAAATACAGCTTCCATTTCTTTACTTTCAAATTCtcggtatttttttcttttaagggaaTGTCTTTTGCAGTTCATACAGTATAGTGGCCAAAGGCATGTACTCTGGAGCTAGACTCCTGCATTCAAATCCCATCTTTCCCCATAGACAagctggatgaccttgggcaaatgacacACCCTCTCTGACCGCTCTTTATGTTGGTGACATGGGAATATTATGAGTCCATAGAGTATCCTAGAGTAGTGACAAAAAGTgtctaacacagtgcctggcatggacTAAGCCCAGTACTCATGCTCCAATCAGAATCATTCCCTCTCCTAAGCAGAGGAGTCCCAAGGGCGGTTTGTGGCTGTTGCTATTGTTTTATCCCCTGTTGTATTCCCAGAGCCCCAAGAAATACCTGCTTCCTTTTAATCTGAgaactctttctctttgttttgctgagcTACTGTGTGAGGGCCTCTGTTTCATGCTGCCACAGCCCGAGGGTGCTGTGGGTCCTAAGCAGAGGTGGGCTGCCATCTTGATGGCCAGGTCTGACCTCTGCTGGGTCTTCTTGCCCCTGCCTGGGAACTGGATACGCCAATCCTGCCTGTTTTAGATTTCAAAATATCTCTTATCACAAATGTAGAACTTTGAacgtatttgttttctttttttttttttttaagattttatttatttatttgacagagagagatcacaagtaggcagagaggcaggcacagagagaggaggaagcaggctccctgctgagcagagagtccgatgtggggctcgatcccaggaccctgagatcatgacctgagccgaaggcagtggcttaacccactgagccacccaggcgcccctgaattNNNNNNNNNNNNNNNNNNNNNNNNNNNNNNNNNNNNNNNNNNNNNNNNNNNNNNNNNNNNNNNNNNNNNNNNNNNNNNNNNNNNNNNNNNNNNNNNNNNNccgatgtggggctcgatcccaggaccctgagatcatgacctgagccgaaggcagtggcttaacccactgagccacccaggcgcccctgaatgtatttgttttctatttgtttagtgACTGCCTTTCCTAGAATCATAAGCCATCTGATCTCAGGAACTGTACTTGTGTTGTTGTGTTGTTCGTCACTCCACACAACAGCTTGTACACTGTCCAGACAAAGGATGGTACTATAGTTAGAACTGATTTTGAGTTGGCTCAATGGTGCATTTAAACAGacgtgtgtctttttttttttttaaagtatgttccacacccagaatggagcccaacctggggcttaaactcactaccctgagatcaagagttgagcTGATATCAAcagtcagagacttaactgactgaaccttCCAAGCACCCCTAAATAGATGTATGTCCTTAGGGCAATGTGTATCATTTCTCTTAGCCTTAGTTTTATTATTTGTgtgatgaatacataaataataccctctctcagacttttttttttaaagaatgtaacaTAATTGATATAAACACTAATTAAGGGCTGGCCAATcttaattattaaacatttaaaaataaatgaatgggtaagTGATAAAAGTCCCATCAGGGCCAATTCCCTTCTGGTCCTTGGCTGCTTTACCTCAGACCCTACTAACCGGCTCTGAGTATCTCTTGCTTCCACTCAGGCGTATCAGTACCAGTCGTCGACGGACATCCCTGcagctcccccacctcctgctgaGGCCAGACCCATTTCAGAAGAGGAACAGGAGCTCCACTATGCTCTCCTCAGATTTCCCAAGCCGAAGTATCAGGAACGGAAAGACATCCACACCGAGTACTCAGAGATCAAGACACACAAGTGAGGAACtgtttttctcatagttctggaggctggaagctgAGATCGACGTGTCAGCAGAGgcatctctccttggcttgtagttGGCcgtcttctttctctgtcctcacctggtcttccctctgtgtgagTCTGTGTCCCAAGTTTCTTCTGAGGATCCCAGATGTACTGGATTAAGGCCCACCatagtgacctcattttaactggaATTTCCTCTGTCAAGACCCCATCTCCTACAGTCTCAGTACTATAGTActggggtttaggacttcaatatattaGTCTTATAATTTTTCAGCCCATCACACTCAGCcttgactattttaaaattaatgggCTTCTTGGCAATGGTTTGAATCTCCTAGTACGTGTGGAAGATCCTAGGACTTGTGTCCAAAAGACTGATTCCAATCCATCTACGCCACGGACACACTTTATGACTCACTTTACTGTTCTACAAAGCAGCGAAGTCATCCTCATCTAGCAAGATGATCACGGAAGATCGATGAGTCATTAAGTCCTGACACAAAGCTTTTTGTGAACTCTGCACACATGCGTGTGTCAGGACTTCTCTTAGATGCTTTAACAGAAAGTTTCTGCTAACGATTTCTCTGAAGGCCTGGAGGGGCCAGTCCCAGAGGTCACAGAACTTTCCCACCAGAATCAAACACAAGAAGGATGGCTGCCCTTACCACTTCTGTTAAACAGTATTTCATAGATCCTTTCCACTGCAATAaatgcaagaaatagaaaaaagggggacgcctgggtggctcagttggttaagcagctgccttcggctcaggtcatgatcccagcgtcctgggatcgagtcccgcatcaggctccttgctcggcagggagcctgcttctccctctgcctctgcctgccattctgtccgcctgtactcgctctctctccctctctctctgacaaataaataaaatcttaaaaaaaaaaataaaataaaaaaataaaagaaaaaagagttactcagatcagggggcacctgggtggctcagtgcgttgggcctctgccttcggcttgggtcatgatcttaggatcctgggatcgagccccagatggggctctctgctcagcagggagcctgtttcccctctctctctgcctgcctctctgcctacttgtgatctctctctctgtgtcaaaaagaaaagaaaaaagaaaaaagaatcatctAGATCATAAAGCAAGAAGCAAAAGAGTTTTGGGACACCTGTGTGACTCcattggttaagcttctgcctttggctcaggtcatgatctcagggtcctgggattgagccccaagtcaggctccgcCCTCAACGGgatatctgcttctccctccgcctgccactacccctgcttgtcctctctctctagctctctctctctcaaatgaatacaaaatcaaaatataataataaaagatgatttaaaaacaaaagaatggatgAGTCAATGTGGTGtagacacacaatggaatgttgtGCAGCCACAACAGGGATGACCCTTGAAAACAATATGCCAAAGGAAAAAGCCAGACACTAAAGGACAATTGTTGTTTGATTCTGCTTCTCTAAGCTACTCAAAACAGGCaaactcatggaaacagaaagtagaatgggaGTTGCAAGGAGCTcagggatggaggtggggaggggttgtTGGGTAACTGTGTGGACTTTCtgttggggatgatgaaaatgttttggaaagagGCAGCGGTGATCGTTACACCACACTGTGAGTGTACTCGCTGTCCCCGAATTGCACCCTCTACAGTATCAAAAAtttgcaagttttatttttacGAATATTTTATCACAAGAAACTCAAGGGGACAGCAAGCACTTCTGTGGTCAAAGTGCTGTCGTTATGGAAACAAGaatacaaaaaaagtaaaaaataaaatgagagcatGTCACGGATTGATACAGACCTGGAGGAAAAGCTCTTCGGTGCCTTGGGCTAGGTTTCGGGAGCGGAGAGGCTGGGGAGGTGAGAGTGGAGCAAAGGCTccaagggagggaagaagcagactctttgcttgCCTAAGAGGAAGGAATTCCAGGAAGATGGGAAGAGTGGGCTGTGAGTACGGCAGCTCTGAGGCCGAAAGCACAGGAGTACAAAGGTCAGGGAGCCCGGGAGATGGCACAAACCCCCAAGGAAGGCCGCTGCAGCCCACTGCAAGATTCTGGGAGCCTTTGCAGAGAGAAGATGTATGCTGAGGCCCTCATTTTAGCAGGATCCCCATGACTACTCTGTTCAGAATCAGACAGACTGGGGCCAGGATAACAAAAAAGAGAGGCACGACATTGGCGGTACGGGGCGGGGGTGGGTCCCAGCGTTGGTCCAGGGGGGTCCAAGAGGTGGTGGTGCACTGGACCAGGGATGCACTGTAGGTGGGGGAggatatattctggatatattcCAAAGGTCAGGCCAACAGCATGCTCTAATGgatgtgggggatgggaggaagagaggagcagGACGATGCCCAGGTCTCCCCCTGAGCAGCTGGAAGGACAGAGTCCTGTTCCAGGCAGGACTCGAGAGAGCCAGGTTTTGAAAGGTTAATTTGGAGAAACCCCTTGACCTCCAACGGGGATGTCCGTGAGAGAGCAGGAGTACAAATGTCCAGAATCAGAAGAGGGGTCCAGAGTGGAGACGTTAAAATGCATAGCTAATGTGACGTGATAATAGATAAAGTTATAAAGGAGTATGACCTTTCCTCAAGAAATGAGTaatagaatcaccatatgatccagcaatgccaCGTCCAGGTgcatatccaaaagaactgagaGCAGGGGCCCgagagatatttgcacacccatgttcatagcagcgttaGGCACCAGAGCCAAAAGGTAAAAGCAACCCAAGGATCCCTCAACAGCTGAGCAGATAAAAAATGTGGCCTAACCTACCgtggaatattttttttgaaagattttttaaaatttcactatttggcagagagagaaagagcacaagcagggggaggagcagagggagacagagaagcagatgccccgctgagcagggagcccaatgcgggggctcgatcccaggaccctgggctcatgacctgagaggaaggcaggggcttaacccactgagccacccaggcgcccctatcatggaaaattattcagccttaaaaaggacaGAAATTCTGTCATATGCtgccacatggatgaaccttgaggattTTACGGTAAGTTAAATAAATGGATCACAAAGAAGATGGGTGCTGGATAACTCCACTTATGTGAGTTCTCAAAAGGAGTCAAATTCCTGGAGACAGAAAGTGCAATGGTGGTTTcaggggccaggaggaggggaaATGGGAAGTTGTTCTTTAATAGGTagagtttggggcgcctgggtggctcagtgggttaagcctctgccttcggctcaggtcatgatcccagggtcctgggatcaagccccgcatcgggctctctgctcagtggggagcctgcttcctcctctctctctgcctgcccctctgcctacttgtgatctctgtctgccaaataagaaaaaaaaaaagtaatgggtAGAGTTCAAGTTTTGCAGCTTAAAAAGAGTTGTTCTTGTTTACTACTTGTTTTACTCATGTCAAAAATAATCCCATactcatatttttagaaaatatccaGGACATGTGACAGTCACAGGTGCCTGTAGCTCTAAGCCCTGCGGGGCAGCATCGTGTGTCTGGGGAGGAAGTGGCTCCCTGGGTGGGGACCTCATCACAGGATGGACCAGGCCAGGTCCAGCTGTCTCGTCTCCATTCCACCAACACAGATGTTCACTAAGCTcatggagaatgaatgaatgaatttatgaaTGGCCGCTGTCTTCTCTTCACCCAGGATCCCGTCTCTTCTTCTGCCCCAGAGGCTCACACAGACCTAAAGAGTCCTCTACCCTGCAGGACAGAACACCCAAGGGCCTAGATGAGGATGTGACCCTCCAGGTCTAGCCAGGAGTTGACTAGCTCCCTAGTGTAGATGGTGCTGCTCAGACAAGCCCCTCAGGTGGAAGAGACCTCAGGAGACTCACTGTGTCCCAGGCCTCACGTGTCTCAGAGGTCCTGCTCCAGGCTCTGGTGCCAGAGGGAAGTGCCGAGATGAGGGGCAGGACATGggtctgctcctgctcctgctctctccttcccGAGTGGGTCTCCCTGATGTCCAGCCAAGGGTGTGGCCGGCTCTGCGTAGAGAGTGGGGAGAGCTCTGGAGCTGTAGTTCCTCTTCTGTGCTCCTCCCCAGCTTCCCGTGGGtccccctcagcctccctcccactgtcttcctcttctccctcacccacaggaggcccacacaccctccatctcacagatgctgctgctgttgctgctgcttctACCCCTGCTGTGGACAGATGAgtgggctgaggggagggggcgaGGTGGGCGGGGGGCTGCTGCTGACCCTCCATTCTCCACAGGGTCCCTGGCTCAGGGCTTGGACTTCCAGCTGCAGGTGCAGGAGACGGTGAAGGTGCAGGAGGGCCTGTGTGTCTCCGTGCCCTGCCACTTCTCCCACTCCAAAATGTTCTGGACTGAGTCTTTCCCAGCTTTTGGCTACTGGTTCCAGGAAGGGGCCAGTGTATACCAGCATGCTCCGGTGGCCACAAACAACCCAGGTCGTAAAGTGCAGGAGGAGACCCAGGGCCGATTCCGCCTCCTCGGGGATCCTCGGGCCTACGACTGCTCCCTGGACATCAGAGATGCACAGAGAAGGGACTCGGGGACATACTTCTTTAGGGTGGAGAGAGGGTCTTCGGTGAGATATAATTACCTGCAGAATCAGCTCTCCGTGTTTGTGACGGGTAAGGAATGGGCTTCAAGAGAGGACACATTCCCATGCATGGATCTCGAGGGctcctggggcagggctgggaaggaCCCCCTGATCTCCATCCTGGCTGGAGAGGAGACAGCTGGCCTGGGGTGGAGGCTGCTTCTAGGGCCACACTCAGGGTCCCACTccagaatctctctctcctcctcagctCTGACACAGACACCTGACATCCACATCCAGGGGCCCCTAGAATCTGGCCAGCCCAAGAACATTACCTGTAGCGTGCCATGGGCCTGTGAGAGGGGGACACCCCCCACCTTCTCCTGGATCGGAGTCGCCCTTCCCTCTTGGGGCTCCAAGGCTCCCCACTCCCCTGTACTCACCCTCACCCCGAGGCCCCAGGACCACGGCACCAACCTCACCTGTCGAGTGACCTTCCCTGGAGCTGGTGTGAGCACGGAGAGGACTGTCCAGCTCAACGTGTCCTGTGAGTGCCAGACCAGGGTGCCAGGGTCTCTGAGGGCTGGGGGTGTTGGGGGGACAGGGGTTGGGTGAAATACTTGGGGAGAATTCTTAGAGGCACAGGGTCAAGAGGGAGAGAACTCTCGGGCCCCACCCCCTTGCTCATGGCCGCCTCATCACACTGCAAGTGGACACGTATCTGTTTCTGCTCCAGATGCTCCACAAAACCTGACCGTCCACACCTTCAGGAGAAACAGCACAGGTGGGAGAGGGCCCGGGGCACCACGGACGTCTCAGAGGTCAAATAAGGGAATGTTGTGAGGTTCTGCCAGAATGAAGCCCCATCGCTCTTTATCCCCTCCCTGGACCcaatctgcccctcccccttcccctggagGGACTCTTGAGTCCCTGGGAATCCTAGTTGACCATTCGCTGTCATTAtggctgcctcctctctcccctcactcTCCTATCATGCCCTTTTTCTGATTCTCTGCTTCTCCTGTGGCATGACATCTCACTGTCCCACCAGGAGCCTTAGATACAGGTTCCTGTTGCTGGACACTGGGCCTCTGGCTGCTTTCTGCACGACCCCATGAGTAAGCCCGGGCCCTGGTGCCTCTAGTCCCCAACTGCCCAGAAgaccctctgtctgtctctgtccagTCCAGATCCTCCCGAGTCCCTTCAGCTTTCCTGGGGGACCCCTCCCACCTGAGCCACCTGAGTCAACATCCTGGAAGTCACTTGAGACATTTCTTTGCCTCAACCAGCACTCCCCATGACTCAGCGAGTTTCGAAAATATCTCAAATGGCTCTCTTCCTCCATCTGCATGGCAGCAGCCCCCACTCAGGCCTCCGCCTCCTCTCCCCTGCATTGGGaccaccctcctctcccaccgGCCATTCTCTGTGCaacaccccacccctccagcccagCACAATTCAGCCCGCAGGTGTCTCTCTGTGCACCCTAGATCTGGCCCTGTTCCTCTTCTGCTCAGACCCTCCCGTGGTTCCTGCGGCCCTCAGAGGAAAGGTTGGGAGCATCACCTGTGTGTGAGCCTCCACGTCTCTCCCTGAAAGTGGTCAGACCCTATATGTGTCCACGCCCCTCCTCAGCCTCACACATCAAAGCCCACTTCTTGGGACGTCCTCTGCCAGGTCTAGACATGCCAGCTCTTGCTCAGAGGTCCATCCACCTGTCCTGGGGTCATCGggtgcttctccttttctccacctCACCAGATGGCCCTTCACTCTTACTTGTCTGTGCTTGTAACACTTGTTTGAGAGACTCTATTTTCCACGCCTGTGTctgtggaagggcagaggaagagaaggggctcTCAGTCCTGCCCTTCTGGCTTTCTCTGTCCCATAGTCCCAGAGACCCTAGTCAGAACCACCTCTCTTCAAGTTCAGGAGGGCAGGTCACTGCGCCTGGTCTGTGACACTGGTAGCAGCTTCCCTGCCAGGCTGAGCTGGTGCTGGAGAAGCCTGACTctgagcccctctccccacaaatcccagggtcctagtgCTGCCCCAGCTGGTCTTGGGTGATGGAGGAGAATTCCTCGGCCAGGTTTAATACTTGTGGAGCTCCTACCACGTTTGCCCGAACCTAGCTGTGCAGGATGAGTATACGTGGGACACCTGAATTCTGAGGTGAACGAGACTAAGGTATGGACTTAAGGAACCTCACTCTCCTCCACCTCTCGGTCTTCTTCCCCCAGGTATCTCCTGTTCTTGTCCCCAaatctctgggggcacctggcctCTAATCCTCACCCTACTCAGAGGGGCCCTCATGGGCGCTGGCTTCCTTTTGACCTATGGCCTCACCTGGATCTACTACACCAGGTGAAAAGCCCAGATTCTGGGACACCTTGGGTGGCTTCACTCTTCTTGTCCTCTCCAAAGCAAGCCCTCCACAGAACTGGCCCCTTATTTCAGAACTGTGTTTCCCCCAACAGGTTCAAAGGCTCCAAAGAGAGTAAGGCTGCAAGTTGTAACTGAGCCCTCTTCCTCACGGTGGTGCTGCTGACCAGCGGATGAGGATCTGTCAAACTACAGATGCTCACCCCAGAGACTTGGCTCCCATACAGCTCTGTGGAGCAAGGGGGTCCTGGGGGACTGgaccctgcctcctctccagggAATCAGGTCTCTCTACCTCTGGCCACTAAGTCTTCCTGCTGGTTCTGCATCTATGGTGAGGAGGGCACAGATGgatttttgttataattaatttGAATTAGGCATACCCTGTGTAATATGTTGCTTCTGTGTGTTTATCTTGGATAAGCCCAAAATTCAACCCCACAATACAGTGCTATAAATctcaaaatatatcattttttaaaacaaagaattttaaagagattttttcaaaattagaaaaataaactatttcataTTTATCCACATATTAACCCTTTGATGtctctttattcctttatatacattttccctGTAGCATCAGTTTCATTTTGCTGGAATACCTTGTCCTATCTTTCTTGTGGCGTGGGTATGCTGGTGCTGAATTCTCTCAACTGTTATTTGTCTGGAAAAGTTTCTGTTTAATTTAGCTTGGAAAGGTATTTTTTTATGGGATAAAGAACTTAGGatcacattttcttcccttttggtacttcaaattcttttgtctttcatagTTTCTTGTGATAATTCTGTagtttttacctttctttctttctttgtagttttgtctttttctctggccagttttaatattttctcttttcccctgggtttaaattattttgttaatatatgccttggggtgtgtgtgtgtgtgtgtgtgtgtgtgtgttgagaaggaagggagagggagaacatgagagagaaagatattaTCCTGTTTGGAATTTGTTGAGTACCTTGGTTCTGTGGATTTACTATTataatcaaatttggaaaaatttgataaaaattgaagctaatatttatttcagtattttttccctattcttcctctctcattatctctggGTCTCTCCTTTTATATATGTAATGTGGCCTGATGCTATCTCACAGGGCCCTGAAcatgtgttttccattttccatccttttttcccctctatatTTGCTGTTTGAACAGGATCTACTGCTACATCTTCAACTTCGCTGATCATTCTTCTACAACGTTCTATCTGCTGTCGATCCCATTCAGTGGAACTCTCATctcagataatatatttttttctttaaaagttatgtttcctggggtgcctgggtggctcagtcagttaagcatgtgctcttggctcaggtcatgatcccagggtcctgggatcaagtcccgcattaggctccctgctcggtgggaagctttcttctccttctgcctgctactccccttgct
The DNA window shown above is from Mustela nigripes isolate SB6536 chromosome 17, MUSNIG.SB6536, whole genome shotgun sequence and carries:
- the LOC132005335 gene encoding sialic acid-binding Ig-like lectin 5 isoform X3; protein product: MPLWLLLMLWIALTHTPHIIIPGTLESGHPRNLTCSVPWACEQGTSPIFSWTSAALTSLGTRTHFSSVLTLTPRPQDHGTNLTCQVYFPAVGVMVERTVQLNVTYAPQNTAIRIFQGSRIALGTLQNTSSVLISEGQALQLLCVTDSNPPAELSWFRGSPTWKATPICRSPILDLSQVGAVEEGDLICQAQNPLGSQHISLHLSVVYPLQLFSPSCSWEGEGLRCNCSSRAQWAPTLRWRLGEELLEGNHSNTYWTVASNSAGPWANSSLSLSGLLSSSLRLSCEAQNAQGKQSAAVLLLPADKPEPRTSGVVGAVAGAGTMALLSLCLCLIFRVKTGRKKAVQPVQSTDMSPAGNSGSGAYQYQSSTDIPAAPPPPAEARPISEEEQELHYALLRFPKPKYQERKDIHTEYSEIKTHK
- the LOC132005861 gene encoding sialic acid-binding Ig-like lectin 14, which encodes MLLLLLLLLPLLWTDEWAEGRGRGGRGAAADPPFSTGSLAQGLDFQLQVQETVKVQEGLCVSVPCHFSHSKMFWTESFPAFGYWFQEGASVYQHAPVATNNPGRKVQEETQGRFRLLGDPRAYDCSLDIRDAQRRDSGTYFFRVERGSSVRYNYLQNQLSVFVTALTQTPDIHIQGPLESGQPKNITCSVPWACERGTPPTFSWIGVALPSWGSKAPHSPVLTLTPRPQDHGTNLTCRVTFPGAGVSTERTVQLNVSYAPQNLTVHTFRRNSTGISCSCPQISGGTWPLILTLLRGALMGAGFLLTYGLTWIYYTRFKGSKESKAASCN